In one Staphylococcus lutrae genomic region, the following are encoded:
- a CDS encoding HesB/IscA family protein, producing the protein MAVINLTEAAAYEVKDMLKQNDMAEGYLKVKVNGGGCTGLTYGMTAESEPGDNDDVFEFYGLKVLVDKEDAPILNGTTIDFKQSLMGGGFQIDNPNAIASCGCGSSFRTATVKGTPENC; encoded by the coding sequence ATGGCAGTCATTAATTTGACAGAAGCGGCGGCATATGAAGTGAAAGATATGCTCAAACAAAATGATATGGCAGAAGGTTATCTAAAGGTGAAAGTGAATGGAGGCGGTTGTACGGGATTAACTTACGGTATGACAGCAGAGTCAGAACCTGGTGACAACGATGACGTTTTTGAATTCTACGGTTTAAAAGTGCTTGTAGATAAAGAAGATGCACCGATTTTAAATGGAACGACGATTGATTTCAAACAGTCATTAATGGGCGGCGGTTTCCAAATTGATAACCCTAACGCAATTGCTTCATGTGGTTGTGGAAGCTCATTTAGAACAGCGACAGTTAAAGGGACACCTGAGAATTGCTGA
- a CDS encoding YuzB family protein translates to MNPIVEFCISNMARGAEEVYHKLDNDPEVDVLDYGCLQNCGICSSGLYALVNGDIVEGDTPDDLLQNIYRHIEETWVF, encoded by the coding sequence ATGAATCCAATTGTCGAATTCTGTATTTCTAACATGGCAAGAGGTGCAGAAGAAGTCTACCATAAGCTAGACAATGATCCAGAAGTGGACGTTCTCGATTATGGTTGTCTTCAAAACTGTGGAATTTGTTCATCAGGGCTCTATGCATTAGTTAATGGAGATATTGTCGAAGGAGATACACCAGACGATTTATTACAAAATATATACAGACACATAGAAGAAACTTGGGTTTTTTAA